The Clostridiales bacterium FE2011 sequence AAGCTTTGGCCGCAAGCGCGTCAGCAGTAGTCATGGCTGCATTCGCCTGGTTCTGTGTGGTTTCAAGCTTCATCTTCAGCAGATACTGCAGCGAATGGAGATCAGCCTTGCTGCTGTTATACAGCCAGGTGGAGAACCAGTCGTTCCAGGCACCAACCGCAATGAACAGTGCAACCGTGGCCAGCACCGGCACGCACAGCGGCAGGATAATCTGGAAGAAGCACCGCAGGTCTCCCGCGCCGTCAATTTTACCGGATTCCACCAGTGCGTCAGGAATACTGTTGGAAATGTATGTCCTGATAACAATCATGTTAAAGCACTGGAACAGGGAGGGTATAATGTAGGCCCAGAAAGTGTTCTTCAGTCCCAGCACCTTGGAAACCAGCAGGTATCCGGGAATCAGGCCGGCGTTCACATACATGGTCAGCACCATCAGCGTGGTGATGAACCTGCGCAGTACGTATTCCTTCCGGGAGAGGGCGTAGGAAACCATGGTGGTCAGGAAAAGATTCAGCACCGTGGTCAATACTGTTTTGGACACAGAAATGCCGAAAGCTTTATAGACCGCGGGATCCTTGATGACAGAGGCATAAGCGTCCGTACTGAATTTACGGGGCCAGATTCCGATGCCGCCCCTGACAGCGTCCATAGCGTCGTTGAAAGAATAGGCAATCGTGTTCAGAACCGGATAAAGGGTAATGAACATTACAAAAATCAGGATAATGGTATTACAAACGGGAAACACAATATCCCGGCGTTTTCTGTTTTTAATGGATTTCATTGCAGCAGTTGTCATGTTCATCCCTCCTTAAATCAGCGACTCTTCATCGAGCGCCCTGGCGATTCCGTTAGCGGCTAGCAGAAGGATAATGGCAACAAGGCTCTTGAACATACCGGCGGCAACACCGATGGAGAAACGCGGTCTGGCGCCGCCGAAGCTGTATTTCATAACGTAAACGTCAATTGTTTGCGAGAATTTCATAATCAGGGGGTTTTCCATCAGGTACTGAACCTCGAAACCGGCATCCAGCAGATGGCCGATATTCATGATCAGCAATACCATAAAGGTGGATTTGATACCGGGCAGCGTCACGTGCAGGATCCGCTGGAAGCGTCCCGCACCGTCAATTTCCGCCGCCTCGTAAAGGCACGGGTCAATACCCGTCATGGCTGCGATGTAGATAATCGTGCCCCATCCAACTTCCTTCCAGACGTTGATTGCACCGAACAACCACCAGAAGTATTCGCCCTTGCCCAGGAAGAACACGGGTTCTTTCGCGCCCAGGGCCATAAGGAGCTCGTTGATGGAGCCTCTGCTGGCGAAAATATCCTGCGCCATACCAACCACGATAACCCAGGACAGGAAGTGGGGCAGGTATGTCACGGTCTGAACTGTCCGTTTGAATTTACGGTTCCGGACCTCGTTCAGCAGAATGGCCAGCACAATAGCGCAAAGTGTACCGAACACCAGGTTAATCACGCTCATAGCCACCGTATTGCGGAGTGCCAGGTGGAAATCCTTGTCGCCAAACAGGAATCTGAAGTTGTCCCAGCCAACCCACTTACTGCCTGCCAGGCCCTTCTTGACGTTATAATCCTGGAAAGCTGTCAGCCAGCCCCACAGGGGACCATAGTTAAACAGCAGGACATACAGAAGCACGGGAACAGACATAATCATCAGCTGATACTGTTTCCCAAGCGTCCGGAAGAATCCTTTCT is a genomic window containing:
- a CDS encoding carbohydrate ABC transporter permease, whose product is MKSIKNRKRRDIVFPVCNTIILIFVMFITLYPVLNTIAYSFNDAMDAVRGGIGIWPRKFSTDAYASVIKDPAVYKAFGISVSKTVLTTVLNLFLTTMVSYALSRKEYVLRRFITTLMVLTMYVNAGLIPGYLLVSKVLGLKNTFWAYIIPSLFQCFNMIVIRTYISNSIPDALVESGKIDGAGDLRCFFQIILPLCVPVLATVALFIAVGAWNDWFSTWLYNSSKADLHSLQYLLKMKLETTQNQANAAMTTADALAAKASKVAPITVRASITVVSAVPIMIVYPFLQKYFVTGMALGSVKG
- a CDS encoding sugar ABC transporter permease; protein product: MTLKTSTTGAVLPKKKKGFFRTLGKQYQLMIMSVPVLLYVLLFNYGPLWGWLTAFQDYNVKKGLAGSKWVGWDNFRFLFGDKDFHLALRNTVAMSVINLVFGTLCAIVLAILLNEVRNRKFKRTVQTVTYLPHFLSWVIVVGMAQDIFASRGSINELLMALGAKEPVFFLGKGEYFWWLFGAINVWKEVGWGTIIYIAAMTGIDPCLYEAAEIDGAGRFQRILHVTLPGIKSTFMVLLIMNIGHLLDAGFEVQYLMENPLIMKFSQTIDVYVMKYSFGGARPRFSIGVAAGMFKSLVAIILLLAANGIARALDEESLI